AGCAATCAGCGTCATCATTCCCGGAGCTTTCTTTTTTATTTCATCAGCCAATCCTTTCAAAAACGGCCAGCCTCCATAAAAGAAGATGACAGATGAAAGGATAAACTGTACATATCTGTCTCCGTTGAAACGAAGTTGATAACCCAATAACTCTTGAATCATTGGTGCTAGCACAATGATGGGTAGTGTGATGATCAAAGAAATCCAAAATCGTTTTTTGAAATCCTCAATCATGTGTTCATGATGTCCATGATGGTCACCATGTGACTGATGTTGACCAGAGTGGTGGTCATGATTGTGATGATCATGGCCATGATTATGATTTTCGTGCGTATGATTATGATGTTGATGTTCCATGATTATTTCGTTTTAGCTGTGATATAATCGAGTTCTGCTATTGCTATGTTGTAATCAGACAAGGCAGTAGCTTTCATTTTTTGATACTTTAGAATTTGTTGTTGCATTCTGAGGACCTCTTCAAAGTCCTTTCCTGAATTGCCATAAGCGGTAAAAAGTAGATTCAAAGACTGCTGAGATGTCATGATCTGTTCTTCATAAAGTATGATTTGGTCGAGTTGCTTTTGAATTTCGAACCAAATCATTTCGTACGTGCTTGTAAGTCTGTTTACCGCATCTTCTTTTTGTAGCGCATAAGATTCCTGCATCAGTTGGGCTTCCTTCTGAGCTGCCTTGTATTTACCTCTGAAAATAGGGAGGCTCATAGTCACCATCGGCATCAATACGTCCTGACCATTATCAGGAACAGACATATCTGTTCGTTGGCCAACAATGACATAATCTAAGCCTACACCGATTTTAGGCATACCTTGTTTGGTTGCGGCTAATTCCTGAGCTTCACTTGCCTTTATTTTTAAGTTCAACTCATCGAGTAATGGATTGGAAGTCAATAGAGAATCCCTTCGATATGTTAAAGGCAAGTTTTCTACATACAATGAATCCTGAACGATAATTGTCTCGTCTTCCTGTCGATTCAGTAGTGTGTTGAAACGGGTTTCAAGTGGCTTTTTCTTTTGCTTCAAAATGGACAAATTGGTTGCTGCATCTTTGAGCATGATTTCTACCCGCAACACATCCACCATTGCACCTTTACCATTCTGAAACTTGACGGTAGCAATGTCTTTGTAGGACGATAAAATACTTGTATTTTCCTCCTCTATTGCTATAAGTCTATGTAGTTCATAAAGTGGGTAATATGCCGCAGACACTTGATAATGTAGTTTGTTTCGGGCATCAAGAAACTCCTGATACTTGGCCTCTGCCATTAATGTAGCCACATTCTCCTGAGCTTTTAAAGTGCCAAACCAAGGGAACATTTGTGTCAAAGAAAAACGTGCTCTTTGTGGGCCTACACGAGTTTCTACTGGAGATACAAAATAGCCAAAAGACAAATTTGGATCTGGTAAGCTGCTCACTTGTGCAACCCGCTCCATCGCTGCTTCAAAAGACTTGTATTTAGCTTGTAGTCCCGGATTGTTTTCAGCAGCAATTTTGAAATATTCATCTAGGGATTGGGCATTTGCCAAAATAGAAAATCCCAAAGTGATGACTGTAATTATAATGTACTTTTTCATGATTGTGCTTTTAGGATTTTACGTTCTTCTCTCCAGCAATAAATCACAGGTACAATGAAAATGCTGATTAATGCGAAGGCCATGCCACCGAATGATGGGATTGCCATAGGTATCATGATGTCGGAACCACGACCTGTAGAAGTAAGTACAGGTAACAATGCAATCATGGTTGTACCCACTGTCATCAAAGCGGGCTTTATTCTTCTGAGTCCTGCTTCAATTACCGCCTGTCTTACTTCTTCAATAGTGGCGGGCTTATTGCGTTCAAAACTTTGATCCAGGTAGGTAGCAATCAAAACACCATCATCGGTGGCTACACCAAATAGGGCTATAAATCCTACCCATACCGCTACACTTAAATTGACGGTATGCATTTGAAATAGCTCTCGAATATTGGTGCCGAATAATGAAAAATCTACAAACCAATCCTGACCATATAGCCAGAGCATAATAAACCCTCCGCTAAATGCCATAGCAATACCTGTAAATACCATGAGCGAAGTAGAAACAGATTTGAATTGGAAGTAAAGAATTAGGAATACGATACCCAGTACCAGCGGAACGATAATGGATAGTCGTTTCTCTGCACGAACCTGATTTTCATAACTACCGGAGAATTTGTAGCTCACCCCAGAGGGCACGTTTAATTCACCTGAGTCAATTTTGTCTTGAATTGTCTTTTGAGCATCATTAACTACTGTGACCTCAGAGAACCCATCTCGCTTGTCAAATAGTACATAACCCACAAGAAAGGTTTCTTCGCTTTTTATAGCTTGTGGCCCTCTTATGTATTCAAAATCTACTATTTGAGATAAAGGAATTTGTGCACCAGTTGGTGTAGGCATCAGTATTTTCCCCAATGCTTCAGGGTCGTCCCTTAATTCTCTTGGATAGCGCACTCTTACAGGAAAGCGTTCACGTCCTTCTACGGTAGAGGTTATTTTCATACCACCAATAGCAGTCTCAATCGTCTGCTGCACATCTTCTATATTCAATCCATATCGTGAAATTTCATCCCTGTTAATGTTGAGATGGATGTACGGTTTACCTACAATTCTATCTGCAAAAACGGCTTCTGCCTTAACCGATGGAACTTCTTTCAGGATATTTTCTAATTGTAAACCGAAGTTCTCGATGGTTTTTAGGTCAGGGCCATACACCTTTATGCCCATTGGTGCTCTCATCCCTGTTTGGAGCATGACCAATCGGGTTTCTATAGGTTGAAGTTTAGGTGCAGAAGTAACCCCTGGTAATTTGGTTACAATGACTATTTCATTCCAAATGTCATCGGGAGATTTGATGTGGTCTCTCCAGTTGCGGTAATACTCACCATTTTCATCAGCAATTAATTCATTCGCCTCTATTCCTCGCTCCAAACCTTCAGCGTTGGTTAGAGTATCACCGGATACGGTAATAAATCTATTGTCTGTATCGACCTTGAATCTCTGTCTGTGCCCTTTTTTATTGAGAATGTATTCGGATTTGTAATTGATAATATTCTCATACATGGATATGGGTGCAGGATCTAGTGCAGATTCTACCCGTCCCAGTTTGCCTACAGTCAATTCAACTTCCGGGATATTTGTGAGCAACATATCCAATTGGCCAACCACTTTGCGATTGTATTCTACCCCGGAGTGAGGCATAGATGTAGGCATCAACAAAAAGCTACCTTCATCAAGGGAAGGCATAAATTCTTTACCAATCCCCGGAAAGGTATGTACCATAGTTGACCATCCTTTCGTTTGATTGATATTCCATCCTACCTTTTCAAAGCTTTTTGAAACAAAGCCAAAAACGCTATTGAAGCCAAGCCAGATAGTTGCCCCTAAAAAAATCAGGAATGTCGGTATGAACAGGAACTTTATCTTGTTGTTCAAACACCAGTTGAGTATTTGTTTATACTGATATTCCAACAGGGTAAAACCACCCAGAATACAACCCACAAGTAAGGATACAAAAATGAAGTTGATGAATAGAGACTGAGAAGCTCCTAAAGGCAGCCAGTATTTAGCCAAAAGCCATACTACGCCAATAAGTACAACAATCAACTCCGCATAGCTCAGTAAGAATTTCCAGATTCGTGAAAGTTTTTTACTCTTAATCCTTTCCAAGTTTTTGATGATACCTATAGCACCGAAAAGAATGAGCAGTACACCAGCCCAAATCTGCCCTAAAATGAGGCTAACAATTCCCACGAATACTAAACCATAATGGCCATACTTTTTCAGAAACTTATTCTTGATATTGAAGCCAAAAAACCAATGTGCGAGGGTGGGGAGAATCAGTAAGGAAACGATCAAAGCAGCTAAAAGTGCAAATGACTTTGTAAATGCCAATGGACCAAACAGCTTACCTTCGGCTGCCTGCATGGTAAATACAGGAATAAAACTAACGATGGTAGTAGATACAGCAGTTAGAATTGCAGTGGCTACTTCTGATGCTCCGTTGTAAATAGTTTCAATAAGTTTTTGGCCGGGAGGTGCTTCGTCTATATGTTTTATGATATTTTCAGAAAGGATGATTCCTAAATCCACCATTGTACCAATAGCAATGGCAATTCCTGATAGTGCCACAATGTTTGCATCTACACCAAAATAGTGCATGGCAATAAAAACCATGAGTACGGCAATAGGAAGAAGGCTGGAAATGAGGAATGAAGCTCTTAGGTTGTAAACCATCACAATTACCACCAAAATAGTGATGAGTATTTCCAGTGATAAAGCTTCTTCTAGTGTGCCTAAGGTCTCGTAAATCAATTCTGAGCGGTCATAGAACGGAACAATTGTTAGCTGGCTCTCTCTGCCGTCAGCTAATGTTTTCTTTGGAAGACCAGGCGCAATTTCATTGATTTTATCTTTTACATTATTAATTACTTGTAAAGGGTTTGCTCCATATCTGGCCACCACTACACCACCCACTACTTCTGCACCATCCTTATCTAGGATACCCCGCCTTGTTGCAGGGCCGAGTGTTACAACTCCTATATCCTTTATTCTAATCGGTACGTTATCTTGTACCGCAACTACGGCCTTCTCTATGTCTTGTACTTTTTTGACATAACCTAAACCTCGTACTAAGTATTCGGCTTGGTTTATTTCAATGGTTTTGGCACCTACATCTTTATTGGATTTTTGTACTGCCTGCATCACCCTGTGAAGCGGAATATTATAGGCTTTCAGGGCATCAGGATTCACGTCAATCTGGTATTCTTTAACAAAACCACCAATAGAAGCAACTTCTGATACTCCTTCGGTTGCATTGAGGCCATACTTTACATAGAAATCCTGTACTGTACGTATTTCATGTAAATCCCAACCACCAGTGGGGTTGCCGTCTTTATCCCTTCCTTCGAGGGTGTACCAATAGACTTGACCCAAGGCGGTTGCATCCGGCCCCAAAGCTGGCTGAACACCCTCGGGTAATAGCCCCGATGGCAGGGAATTGAGTTTTTCAAGTATTCTGGAACGAGACCAATAGAATTCTACATCTTCTGAGAAGATGATATAGATACTGGAAAATCCGAAAATAGATGAACTCCTGATTGATTTAACACCAGGTATTCCTAATAAATAGGTAGTCAATGGATAGGAGATTTGATCCTCTATATCCTGAGGTGAACGGCCTGACCACTGGGTGAAAACGATTTGTTGGTTTTCGCCAATGTCCGGTATGGCATCCACAGGGACAGGGTCAGAAGGCAATGCACCAACTTTCCACCCGAATGGTGCAGTTACAATTCCCCAGGCTACAAAACCTGTGAGAACGAGAATAGTGACTAACTTATTCTCTAAGAAATATTTAATGATTTTATTAAGCATAATACATTTGAGTTTGATTGAACAGAAATAGATTGTTCAATGGCAATAAATGCCACTATGCTCCAGAGTCACAGGACAAGGAACATCAAAATGTAGTATATGGCTTAAATCAAAAACGTCTGAAAAAGGACTTGAATGTCCCTGTCAGGAATGGGGGGAGAATAATAGGTGTTATGAATAAAAGATTGATCAGCAAATAAAACAGGCTGAACAAACGAATGGATGAATGCAACTAAGAAAACAGGGTTAACTTCAATAGATGTGATTTGTACATCTGCATTTTCATCCAACTGCAATAACTGATGTTGATTTTCACAGCAAGGTTTCTGCTTTATTTGTTTCTCTTTGGATGGAATGGATTCGCACTCTCTATCCATGTCGGGCATACCACAATCAGGATTATGAAGCCCGATTGAAAAAGAGGTCTCCACCGCCTCACCACCACAAAAATGGGTGTTCATTGAAAATCCCACGCTGGAAACCAACATGAGTAAAGCGAGCGTTATGGATATTATTCTTTTCACTTACTTCAAAGATACGAAAATAAAGCGGTTGTTGTTTTATAGAATTATGCTACTCTTTTACAGAATTATGAAATAATATGATTTAGAATTGATAGGTTAATTGGGTAACGGGTAGATTGAAAACGTCCCCTAAACAAGCACATTTAATCTTCTTCTTATTCATGTTGCTTTTATGTTTTGAACGAACGCAATGAACTTACTGGAAGCACATGGATGTGGAATTGGTTTAGTTAATTATTGTAAGGTCTGTACTGATCATCATCCCAACCTTTCTCTACTTGCAAAGTGGTATGGGTGATCTCAAACATATCATGTAGCTTTTCTCTGATGTCATATAGTAGCTGGTCTTCACAGCCATATGGAATTACGAGATGGGCTGTCAAGGCTGTTTCCGTAGTACTCATAGCCCAGATATGCAGGTCGTGAACTTCTTCTACACATTCAATTTTTTCAAGAAAATGCTTGACCTCATTCAGGTCGATTTTTTCGGGAACTGCATCAATTGCTAATTTGACTGAGTCTGAAAGCAAGCCCCATGTGCCATACAAAATAACTCCTACGATTAGAAAACTAAGCACAGGGTCAACCCAAAATGCCCCTGTATATTTCATTACCAAACCACCAATGAGCACCGCTAGGGTTACACCCGCATCTGCGGCCATGTGCAAAAAAGCTCCCTTTATGTTCAGGTCATCCTGACCCTTTATAAACATTAGTGCGGTACCTGTATTGACTATTAGGCCAATGCTGGCTACAATGATGATGGTGTTTCCAGGAACTTCGATAGGGTTTTGAATCTTTTGAATGGCATCCCATAAAATAAAGCCTGAAGCAATGATAATGAGCAAGCCATTGAAAAGTGATGCCAGTATCGTGGATTTCCTGAGACCGTATGTATACTTTCCACTTGGTTTCTTTGTAGAAATCCAAATAGCAGCCCAGGCAAGGATTAAGCTAAATACATCGCTCATGTTATGTCCCGCATCTGCCAGTAATGCAGATGAATTGACTGCTAAGCCATAAAAGGCTTCTACTGCCACGTAGAGAGTATTTAACCCAATACCAATAGCAAAAGCTTTCCCATAATTTTTAGATGTATGATTGTGATTATGTCCCATAATTCTTTATTCCTGATTTTTTGAAAATAGATAGTAACTCATCTGAAATGGGTAGGGGCTTTAGTGGGGGAATGTTTGCACCACCAGTATTGCCAACCGGAATTTTACCAACGAATGATTTCACTCCTCCCACAAGAAGTCTTGGAATTTGCCCGAGGATTTCTTTACCACTTTTAATATGAATGCCAAAAAGGAGCATTTTCCAATGAACGTAGCTGTGATGCCAAGGATAGGTCTGCCCTAGAATGTGAGCACGTTCAAGATGATTCCAAGCATTTTCTAAATTTCCCTTGCTAAAATTTTCCCTGTAATGCTTTAACTCGGCATAGAAATAAGGTTTCAATTTTTCGGGCATCAGTGTATATAAACGCATTTTCTAATCAATTGAGGTTTAACAACAATTATCAGTACAGCTTAGTTGTTTGGTTTTCGCTTTTTCAAATGCTTCCTTTCCTTCTTTAAATGCATACCAGGCTATGCCAAGGCTTCCAATCGCATCTACATAAGGTATTTTGAATAATTCGTACAAAGTACTTGAGCCAAGCAATATGAAGGAAAGGTAAAAGCAAGTCCTGGTACAATTGGCATCTGAAATGATGGGTTCACTGCTCAGCTCTTTTCCAGCCTTCAATTTTTGCTTGTACAAAATGTACATGGTCAAAATTGAAATTATAGAAATGATCATTCCCACTAGGGTGGTTTCAGGATTTGATTGATAATAAATAGATAAACCTGCACCTATGATTAACCCTAGAACTAATAGGTAGAAGGCTGTGCCAGTGATTTTGAGTGCTGTCACTTCAAAATGATCTCTACTTTCAATAGGGGTCTTTTTCATTCGCACAACCATGTGGGCAATTCCAATACCTGAAAGGACTTCAACAAAACTGTCAACACCAAAACCAAACAGAGCCAGTGTTTCATCTTGTGAGCCAAAAAAGGTGGCTATACCACCTTCTACCAGATTGTAGAAGATGGTGATTAAGCTTAAAATAAAGGCTCTATTAAGCCATTTATTAGTGAAGGTGTCCTCCTTCATCTTCTGAATTTTTTGCTTTTGCCAATAATGTAAATGCACCTGATGTAACCAATTTCAGACTGCTGATCTCCAAAGATGTTTCCAAGAGACTAATTTGTGTGAAACCGTCTTCACTTGATCCTTTTTGCACCTCCAACATTTCAAAATCATGCATCTGTTGACCGTCTTCCGACCTTTCACCAGCATAGACAAAGACATAGTGCTTACCCCCAAACCTTACAATTGACTCATCAGGAGCGGCCCATGTTTTATTACTGTCGGTTTCAATTTTCGCAGCTATGTACATGCCGGGTTTCAAATCTGAATGCATCTTCTTCAAGTGCCCATGGACAGTTACAGAACGATCTTCCCTAACGCCACTGCCTATTAGGAATACCTCTGCCTCACGCCATTCATTAGGTGAATTTGCCAGGGCAAAACGGATGCGTTGGCCTTCTTTGATTCTTGGGACATCATTTTCATAAACGGTCAGTTCCACATGAAGATCGTCCGAATTGGTAATGTCCATGATGACATCCTGAGGATTGATGAATTTTCCTACATTGGTGTACACCTCTCGAATAGCTCCTGTTACAGGTGAATAAATATTGACGGAGGCTGAAACGTTACCTTCTTTGATTTTGGAAACACTGAAGCCAATCAGCTTCAATCTTGCTTCCATGCTTTTGATACGGGCTTCATTGGCCATATAGTCACTTTTTGCTTGCTGAAAAGACTTGCCGGAAGCCACCTTTTCATCATATAGCTCTTTCTGACGATCATATTCTGCTTTGAGAAATTCCTGACTAGCAAGGCTTTCAAGATAATCTTGTTGAAACTGAATAAATTCTGGGTTTTCAATCACGACCAATAATTGACCTTTTTTTACCATTGAACCCGGCAGCATCTCGGTGTTTTTCACAAAACCACCATAAGGCATGGTAATTGAAATATTACTTTGCGGGGGTACATCAATGATTCCATTGACACGGAGTTCTGAGCCAATAACCCGCTGTTCAAAGGTTCCTACGACTATGCTTGCCTGCTCAAATTGTGCCTGAGTAAGTTCTACAGTATTATCACCTTCTTCGTGGTGTTCCTCCGTTGTTCTTTCATTTTTAGAACTACAGGAAGTAATGGCCAATCCGATAAGAACAACCATTGAGATTCTGTTGAAATATGTTATTATATTTTTCATTG
This Marinoscillum sp. 108 DNA region includes the following protein-coding sequences:
- a CDS encoding DUF3703 domain-containing protein — its product is MRLYTLMPEKLKPYFYAELKHYRENFSKGNLENAWNHLERAHILGQTYPWHHSYVHWKMLLFGIHIKSGKEILGQIPRLLVGGVKSFVGKIPVGNTGGANIPPLKPLPISDELLSIFKKSGIKNYGT
- a CDS encoding efflux RND transporter periplasmic adaptor subunit — its product is MKNIITYFNRISMVVLIGLAITSCSSKNERTTEEHHEEGDNTVELTQAQFEQASIVVGTFEQRVIGSELRVNGIIDVPPQSNISITMPYGGFVKNTEMLPGSMVKKGQLLVVIENPEFIQFQQDYLESLASQEFLKAEYDRQKELYDEKVASGKSFQQAKSDYMANEARIKSMEARLKLIGFSVSKIKEGNVSASVNIYSPVTGAIREVYTNVGKFINPQDVIMDITNSDDLHVELTVYENDVPRIKEGQRIRFALANSPNEWREAEVFLIGSGVREDRSVTVHGHLKKMHSDLKPGMYIAAKIETDSNKTWAAPDESIVRFGGKHYVFVYAGERSEDGQQMHDFEMLEVQKGSSEDGFTQISLLETSLEISSLKLVTSGAFTLLAKAKNSEDEGGHLH
- a CDS encoding TolC family protein; the protein is MKKYIIITVITLGFSILANAQSLDEYFKIAAENNPGLQAKYKSFEAAMERVAQVSSLPDPNLSFGYFVSPVETRVGPQRARFSLTQMFPWFGTLKAQENVATLMAEAKYQEFLDARNKLHYQVSAAYYPLYELHRLIAIEEENTSILSSYKDIATVKFQNGKGAMVDVLRVEIMLKDAATNLSILKQKKKPLETRFNTLLNRQEDETIIVQDSLYVENLPLTYRRDSLLTSNPLLDELNLKIKASEAQELAATKQGMPKIGVGLDYVIVGQRTDMSVPDNGQDVLMPMVTMSLPIFRGKYKAAQKEAQLMQESYALQKEDAVNRLTSTYEMIWFEIQKQLDQIILYEEQIMTSQQSLNLLFTAYGNSGKDFEEVLRMQQQILKYQKMKATALSDYNIAIAELDYITAKTK
- a CDS encoding cation transporter → MKEDTFTNKWLNRAFILSLITIFYNLVEGGIATFFGSQDETLALFGFGVDSFVEVLSGIGIAHMVVRMKKTPIESRDHFEVTALKITGTAFYLLVLGLIIGAGLSIYYQSNPETTLVGMIISIISILTMYILYKQKLKAGKELSSEPIISDANCTRTCFYLSFILLGSSTLYELFKIPYVDAIGSLGIAWYAFKEGKEAFEKAKTKQLSCTDNCC
- a CDS encoding efflux RND transporter permease subunit, which translates into the protein MLNKIIKYFLENKLVTILVLTGFVAWGIVTAPFGWKVGALPSDPVPVDAIPDIGENQQIVFTQWSGRSPQDIEDQISYPLTTYLLGIPGVKSIRSSSIFGFSSIYIIFSEDVEFYWSRSRILEKLNSLPSGLLPEGVQPALGPDATALGQVYWYTLEGRDKDGNPTGGWDLHEIRTVQDFYVKYGLNATEGVSEVASIGGFVKEYQIDVNPDALKAYNIPLHRVMQAVQKSNKDVGAKTIEINQAEYLVRGLGYVKKVQDIEKAVVAVQDNVPIRIKDIGVVTLGPATRRGILDKDGAEVVGGVVVARYGANPLQVINNVKDKINEIAPGLPKKTLADGRESQLTIVPFYDRSELIYETLGTLEEALSLEILITILVVIVMVYNLRASFLISSLLPIAVLMVFIAMHYFGVDANIVALSGIAIAIGTMVDLGIILSENIIKHIDEAPPGQKLIETIYNGASEVATAILTAVSTTIVSFIPVFTMQAAEGKLFGPLAFTKSFALLAALIVSLLILPTLAHWFFGFNIKNKFLKKYGHYGLVFVGIVSLILGQIWAGVLLILFGAIGIIKNLERIKSKKLSRIWKFLLSYAELIVVLIGVVWLLAKYWLPLGASQSLFINFIFVSLLVGCILGGFTLLEYQYKQILNWCLNNKIKFLFIPTFLIFLGATIWLGFNSVFGFVSKSFEKVGWNINQTKGWSTMVHTFPGIGKEFMPSLDEGSFLLMPTSMPHSGVEYNRKVVGQLDMLLTNIPEVELTVGKLGRVESALDPAPISMYENIINYKSEYILNKKGHRQRFKVDTDNRFITVSGDTLTNAEGLERGIEANELIADENGEYYRNWRDHIKSPDDIWNEIVIVTKLPGVTSAPKLQPIETRLVMLQTGMRAPMGIKVYGPDLKTIENFGLQLENILKEVPSVKAEAVFADRIVGKPYIHLNINRDEISRYGLNIEDVQQTIETAIGGMKITSTVEGRERFPVRVRYPRELRDDPEALGKILMPTPTGAQIPLSQIVDFEYIRGPQAIKSEETFLVGYVLFDKRDGFSEVTVVNDAQKTIQDKIDSGELNVPSGVSYKFSGSYENQVRAEKRLSIIVPLVLGIVFLILYFQFKSVSTSLMVFTGIAMAFSGGFIMLWLYGQDWFVDFSLFGTNIRELFQMHTVNLSVAVWVGFIALFGVATDDGVLIATYLDQSFERNKPATIEEVRQAVIEAGLRRIKPALMTVGTTMIALLPVLTSTGRGSDIMIPMAIPSFGGMAFALISIFIVPVIYCWREERKILKAQS
- a CDS encoding cation diffusion facilitator family transporter, giving the protein MGHNHNHTSKNYGKAFAIGIGLNTLYVAVEAFYGLAVNSSALLADAGHNMSDVFSLILAWAAIWISTKKPSGKYTYGLRKSTILASLFNGLLIIIASGFILWDAIQKIQNPIEVPGNTIIIVASIGLIVNTGTALMFIKGQDDLNIKGAFLHMAADAGVTLAVLIGGLVMKYTGAFWVDPVLSFLIVGVILYGTWGLLSDSVKLAIDAVPEKIDLNEVKHFLEKIECVEEVHDLHIWAMSTTETALTAHLVIPYGCEDQLLYDIREKLHDMFEITHTTLQVEKGWDDDQYRPYNN